The following coding sequences lie in one Capnocytophaga stomatis genomic window:
- the folE gene encoding GTP cyclohydrolase I FolE produces MTDKHISEEDILGDNHVCTSAKTPLRADAFDKTDAEKISIIEENIRQIMHTLGLDLTDDSLRGTPKRVAKMFVKEIFGGLHPDRRPSASTFDNNYQYGEMLVEKNIVVYSTCEHHLLPIVGRAHVGYISNGKVIGLSKMNRIVEYYAKRPQVQERLTLQIVQEMQRALGTEDVACVIDAKHLCVNSRGIKDIESSTVTAEFGGKFKNPEVRKEFLEYIKLDTKY; encoded by the coding sequence ATGACAGATAAACATATTTCAGAAGAAGATATTTTGGGCGATAACCACGTATGTACTTCTGCAAAAACTCCCTTGCGTGCCGATGCTTTCGACAAAACAGACGCTGAAAAAATCAGTATAATTGAAGAAAACATAAGGCAAATTATGCACACTTTGGGCTTAGACCTAACCGACGACAGCTTAAGAGGAACTCCAAAACGAGTTGCCAAAATGTTCGTTAAAGAAATTTTTGGAGGATTGCACCCTGACCGTCGTCCGTCGGCTTCTACCTTTGATAACAACTACCAATACGGAGAGATGCTGGTTGAAAAAAATATCGTGGTTTACTCCACTTGCGAGCATCATCTTTTGCCTATTGTGGGAAGAGCTCACGTGGGATATATTTCTAACGGAAAGGTTATCGGACTCTCGAAAATGAATCGCATTGTTGAATATTACGCAAAACGCCCGCAAGTGCAAGAACGTTTGACTTTACAGATTGTTCAAGAGATGCAACGAGCTTTAGGAACGGAAGATGTAGCTTGTGTGATTGATGCTAAACATTTGTGCGTTAATTCACGAGGAATTAAGGATATTGAAAGCAGCACTGTAACTGCCGAATTCGGAGGAAAATTCAAAAATCCGGAAGTTCGTAAAGAATTTTTAGAATATATCAAGCTGGATACAAAATATTAA
- a CDS encoding dicarboxylate/amino acid:cation symporter has translation MKLFNNLLFRVFLAIVVGIVVGLYAPLWLNRTFVTFNKLFGSFLGFSIPLIIMGLVMPAIAELGKNAGKLLFVTVVIAYSFTIFSGFSTYFVGSALFPAAIGEQTSVTSTQAAERSLEAFFTINIPPILDVMSALVLAFMIGVGLSLKSNSTLGEVLKDFKDIITLVIGKVIIPLLPFYIMSIFSEIAYGGKVVSVISVFFKIIGIIFVMHIALLILQFILAGLISGKSPMRSLLKMMLAYATALGTQSSAATIPVTLRQVIKMGVPERIAGFVVPLCATIHLSGSTMKITACAMALMLMSGQTIDFESFSGLILMLGIMMVAAPGVPGGAIMAALGILQTMLGFDAQQQALMIALYIAMDSFGTACNVTGDGAVALIVNKISTLSKKE, from the coding sequence ATGAAGCTTTTTAACAATTTACTTTTCAGGGTTTTCTTGGCTATTGTAGTCGGGATTGTTGTAGGACTTTATGCTCCTCTTTGGCTGAACCGCACTTTTGTTACTTTCAACAAGTTGTTTGGAAGTTTTCTCGGTTTTTCAATTCCATTAATTATTATGGGACTTGTAATGCCAGCCATTGCCGAGCTTGGCAAAAATGCAGGAAAACTACTGTTTGTAACTGTTGTAATTGCATATTCATTCACTATTTTTTCTGGTTTTTCCACTTATTTCGTTGGGAGTGCCTTGTTTCCTGCGGCGATTGGCGAACAAACATCGGTTACCTCAACTCAAGCGGCTGAACGTTCGTTAGAAGCTTTTTTTACCATCAATATCCCTCCGATACTTGATGTTATGAGTGCCTTAGTGCTTGCTTTTATGATAGGAGTTGGTTTATCACTGAAAAGTAATTCAACTTTGGGAGAGGTATTAAAAGATTTTAAAGATATTATCACTCTTGTCATTGGAAAAGTTATTATTCCGCTTTTGCCTTTTTACATTATGAGTATTTTCTCGGAGATTGCTTACGGCGGAAAGGTTGTTTCAGTGATAAGTGTTTTCTTCAAAATTATCGGAATTATTTTCGTAATGCACATTGCTTTGCTCATTTTGCAATTTATTTTAGCCGGATTAATCTCAGGAAAAAGCCCGATGAGGTCGCTTCTTAAGATGATGCTCGCTTATGCGACCGCTCTCGGAACGCAATCCTCAGCCGCGACAATTCCCGTTACTTTGAGGCAAGTTATCAAGATGGGTGTTCCTGAGCGTATTGCCGGTTTTGTAGTTCCTCTTTGTGCTACGATTCATCTTTCGGGAAGTACAATGAAAATCACAGCTTGTGCGATGGCTTTAATGCTGATGAGCGGACAAACTATTGATTTTGAATCCTTTTCAGGGCTGATTTTGATGCTCGGAATAATGATGGTTGCCGCACCTGGTGTTCCTGGGGGAGCGATAATGGCTGCTCTCGGGATTTTGCAAACAATGTTGGGATTTGACGCTCAGCAACAGGCTCTTATGATTGCTCTTTATATTGCAATGGATAGTTTCGGGACTGCTTGTAATGTAACCGGAGACGGAGCTGTGGCTCTTATCGTAAATAAAATCAGTACATTATCTAAGAAAGAATAA
- a CDS encoding 3-oxoacyl-ACP synthase III family protein → MTYRSKIKGLGFYVPDNIVTNDDLSKLMDTSDAWIQERTGIQERRHIIKGKDTTTSMGVKASLKAIENAGIDKNDIDFIIFATLSPDYYFPGCGVLVQKELGLKTVGALDIRNQCSGFVYALSIADQYIKTGMYKNILIIGSETHSPGLDFSTRGRNVSVIFGDGAGAAIVSRETNPEKGILSTHLHSEGLHAEELALIAPGIGKRWVTDIVTENNPDDVSYFPYMNGQHVFKNAVVRFSEVIQEGLNANGLTQKDIDMLIPHQANLRISQFIQQKFGLTNDQVYNNIMKYGNTTAASIPIALTEAHQLGKIKDGDLVILAAFGSGFTWASAIIRW, encoded by the coding sequence ATGACATACCGTTCAAAAATCAAAGGATTGGGGTTTTATGTCCCTGACAATATTGTAACTAATGATGATTTATCAAAATTAATGGACACAAGTGATGCTTGGATTCAAGAACGTACAGGAATTCAAGAACGCAGACATATCATCAAAGGAAAAGACACTACAACCAGTATGGGAGTCAAGGCAAGTTTGAAAGCCATTGAAAATGCAGGAATTGACAAAAATGATATTGATTTTATCATCTTCGCCACCTTAAGTCCTGATTACTACTTTCCCGGTTGCGGAGTGTTGGTTCAAAAGGAATTAGGATTAAAAACTGTGGGAGCCTTGGATATCCGGAATCAATGTTCGGGGTTTGTTTATGCACTTTCCATAGCTGACCAATACATCAAAACAGGAATGTATAAAAATATTTTAATTATCGGCTCCGAAACACACTCTCCAGGGCTGGATTTTTCCACACGAGGGCGTAACGTTTCTGTTATCTTTGGAGACGGAGCGGGTGCTGCCATCGTATCACGGGAAACAAATCCTGAAAAAGGAATTTTATCCACTCATTTGCATAGCGAAGGACTTCACGCAGAAGAATTGGCTCTTATCGCTCCCGGAATCGGAAAACGCTGGGTTACAGACATTGTAACTGAAAATAATCCTGATGACGTAAGCTATTTCCCTTATATGAATGGGCAACACGTTTTCAAAAATGCTGTTGTTCGCTTCTCTGAAGTTATTCAAGAAGGACTCAATGCCAACGGACTAACTCAAAAAGATATTGATATGTTAATTCCACATCAGGCAAATTTGCGTATTTCACAATTCATTCAACAAAAATTCGGGTTAACGAATGACCAAGTTTATAACAATATTATGAAATACGGAAATACAACAGCAGCTTCCATTCCTATTGCACTGACAGAAGCTCATCAGTTAGGAAAAATCAAAGACGGAGATTTGGTAATTTTAGCTGCCTTCGGTAGTGGATTTACGTGGGCAAGTGCCATAATCCGATGGTAA
- a CDS encoding RagB/SusD family nutrient uptake outer membrane protein, with the protein MMKNIRYYIGVFLLFIGTACSDLDLSPEDYYGSNNFWKTEAQAKGFMIGLHSNFRGNAFTYFMLGELRGGLLKSGTSSLGTSLNYENTILQNFTKDNFDGAFHNWAGFYGRILNINLAIDQLNQANYLSENQKNFYLGQAYGLRAWYYFWLYRTYGGVPIKTKPEVAKGSVTAEQLYTARATAKETLDFIKEDIKKSEDYFGNSTVDTKSQWTRYATLMLKAEIYLWSAKVTTGNQTPTDVSGDLEKAEEALNTVKSSGKYSLLPDFNNVFRYGNKENAEIIFTIPFLETEATNSSSLFLYSTDGLFNGKYKADGTQYENDPLKIVSAGGVLRIEYKYAFFEKFDMEDTRRNVTFFDFYSDSSKGNPAVVMPKFIGMINSSNVRRYADDIPIYRYADVLLMLAEIKNKKNQDPSEEINEIRKRAYGSNYVASTHGYTNGSFAENELAILLERDKEFVCENKRWFDVRRMQDASGEPLVFSQNINYGSTTPILNQSEKYRLLMPINSATLNGDPKLEQTEGYPKK; encoded by the coding sequence ATGATGAAAAATATTAGATATTACATAGGAGTGTTCTTGTTGTTTATTGGAACAGCCTGTTCTGATTTGGATTTATCACCAGAAGATTACTACGGAAGTAATAATTTTTGGAAAACAGAAGCACAAGCAAAAGGATTTATGATTGGTTTACATTCAAATTTTCGAGGGAATGCTTTCACATACTTTATGCTTGGAGAACTCAGGGGAGGATTATTAAAATCAGGAACCAGTAGCTTGGGTACAAGTCTGAATTACGAAAATACGATTCTTCAAAATTTTACTAAGGATAATTTTGATGGAGCTTTTCATAATTGGGCAGGATTTTATGGTAGAATTTTAAACATAAATTTAGCTATAGACCAATTAAATCAGGCAAATTATCTTTCAGAAAACCAAAAGAATTTTTATTTGGGGCAGGCTTATGGACTTAGGGCTTGGTATTACTTTTGGTTGTACAGAACTTATGGTGGTGTTCCCATAAAAACGAAACCAGAAGTAGCCAAAGGATCGGTTACGGCAGAGCAGTTATATACAGCCAGAGCCACTGCGAAAGAAACATTGGATTTTATCAAAGAAGATATCAAAAAATCAGAAGATTACTTCGGGAATTCAACTGTGGACACCAAATCTCAATGGACACGTTATGCAACATTAATGCTTAAAGCAGAAATATATCTTTGGTCTGCCAAAGTAACTACCGGTAATCAAACTCCTACCGATGTATCGGGAGATTTGGAGAAAGCAGAAGAAGCTCTAAACACAGTTAAAAGTAGTGGAAAATACAGTTTATTACCTGACTTTAATAATGTTTTTAGGTATGGTAATAAGGAAAACGCAGAGATTATCTTTACAATCCCATTCTTAGAAACAGAAGCTACCAATAGTTCCTCTTTATTTTTATACAGTACCGATGGCTTATTTAACGGGAAATATAAAGCAGATGGAACACAATACGAAAACGACCCTTTAAAAATAGTCAGTGCGGGAGGAGTTCTAAGAATTGAGTATAAATATGCTTTCTTTGAGAAATTTGATATGGAAGATACTCGAAGAAATGTTACTTTTTTTGATTTTTACTCCGATTCAAGCAAGGGGAATCCAGCAGTAGTTATGCCTAAATTCATCGGAATGATTAACTCTTCCAATGTACGTCGTTATGCTGATGATATCCCTATTTATCGTTATGCTGATGTATTATTAATGCTTGCAGAAATTAAAAATAAAAAGAATCAAGACCCTTCCGAAGAGATTAACGAAATCCGTAAAAGAGCTTACGGAAGCAATTATGTTGCATCAACTCACGGATACACAAATGGCTCGTTTGCTGAAAATGAGCTGGCAATTCTTTTAGAAAGAGACAAGGAATTTGTGTGTGAAAACAAACGTTGGTTTGATGTTCGCCGTATGCAAGATGCTTCCGGAGAGCCATTGGTGTTCTCCCAAAATATAAACTATGGTAGTACGACACCAATTCTCAACCAAAGCGAAAAATATAGGCTTCTAATGCCAATAAATTCGGCTACACTTAATGGAGATCCCAAACTTGAGCAAACAGAGGGATATCCAAAAAAATAA
- a CDS encoding SusC/RagA family TonB-linked outer membrane protein yields the protein MFKQVVMMFVLMLSALSLSAQVKVTGQVTDESKSPLPGASIVVKGTSKGVVSDLDGNYEIQAEEGDVLEFSYVGFQTQARIIAKNASILGGGKLLIINVLLKEEASTLSEVVVTGYGGTREKAKLTNSIATVKKDLLEKGSFSNPAQALSGAVSGVRVTQSSGKPGATPSIVLRGGTNLDGSGSPLIVIDGQVRGGLNDINPNDIESMEVLKDAGATAIYGARANNGVILVTTKRGKAGVSSLNINAKTGYGFQSFLYDYLDAREYLYWQRNSVNAAANIYQDSSGAWKGYTTTASLNTPGGYGIGNKHFDANGNVINPNVGRDAANAAFSPMFSETLTAAQRQQLLAEGWETMIDPVTGKEIIFSDYDTKKTSFRPFSLTQDYSLSMSGGNEKGKYYAGLGYYFQEGFPIGNEYKRLNFVFNGEYRLKPWLLSSSNFSIARATWQDNINQTSDLHYYGRALTTPPTQKQYVNGEVVLGRGGGDGNPLVNAGKFFRDNVTNKFNFGQTFKVDLYKGLSLTLNGHIMFDEGIYESFNKDYLAAPNVVNQDRSTSASFSRTLRQTYNSILNYKTTLGKHTLDAMALYEFYDNYNRGFSASGREAPTDDFRDLGLTSTAEGKRGIDSHHSRIRIKSYAGRLNYDYDAKYLASFTIRKDGYSSLLGDNRWGVFPGVSAGWVFTKENFLQNITDILSFGKIRGSFGLNGNASGIGAYTLQGSYSTTKYKTEVGYLIGNLPNPGLQWEKSRTFEGGLDLGFLNNRYTLNTTYYNRLTLDKYATLPLPISSGISGINSNTGKFRNTGVEIEGTFNFIKNDNWDWTVTANATYNVNTVVKLMDNGLDRNRQNAFEVYDGTTGKKMWVGGYQEGQTPGDIYVFIAEGIFRDEAHVREIANNRIDETTNRKLYGPEEWAKLTDAEKAKGLPIQPGDVIWKDINGDGKIDQFDKEKVGNSTPKWTGGLTSTLKYKGVSLYVRMDYALGHKQYLAAGNGSLPWLLGNMQGTFNTTTDVRDTWTPENPNARYPRYLWADQNGKSNYNRVSSMFTYNASYLAFREVSLSYRFDKEMAQKLYLSDLDISLTGQNLGYWTNAKTYTPETGGFTYGLGYSLPKTIILGINLTF from the coding sequence ATGTTTAAACAGGTAGTAATGATGTTTGTGCTGATGCTTTCAGCTTTATCGCTTTCGGCACAAGTAAAAGTAACAGGACAAGTTACTGATGAAAGTAAAAGTCCATTACCCGGAGCGAGTATTGTGGTCAAGGGGACCTCAAAAGGAGTCGTTTCTGACCTTGATGGGAATTATGAAATTCAAGCAGAGGAGGGAGATGTACTAGAATTCTCTTACGTTGGATTTCAAACTCAAGCCAGAATCATAGCAAAAAATGCATCCATATTGGGGGGGGGTAAATTGCTTATAATCAATGTTTTATTAAAAGAAGAAGCGAGTACACTCTCGGAAGTAGTGGTTACGGGGTATGGCGGAACTCGAGAAAAAGCAAAACTGACCAATTCCATTGCCACGGTTAAAAAAGACCTTTTGGAGAAAGGCTCGTTTTCAAATCCTGCTCAAGCCCTTTCAGGAGCAGTTTCGGGGGTTCGAGTAACACAGTCATCAGGGAAACCTGGTGCTACCCCTTCCATTGTTCTACGTGGGGGAACCAACTTAGACGGATCAGGATCACCCTTGATAGTCATTGATGGGCAAGTGCGAGGGGGACTCAATGACATAAACCCCAACGACATCGAATCAATGGAGGTCTTGAAAGACGCAGGAGCTACTGCCATTTATGGGGCCCGTGCCAATAATGGTGTCATATTGGTAACAACCAAACGAGGAAAAGCGGGAGTGTCTTCACTTAATATCAATGCTAAAACAGGGTATGGATTCCAAAGCTTTTTATACGATTACTTGGATGCCCGAGAGTATTTATACTGGCAACGGAATTCTGTTAACGCGGCTGCAAATATCTATCAAGATTCTAGTGGAGCTTGGAAAGGTTATACTACTACGGCATCTCTTAATACCCCGGGAGGTTACGGAATAGGTAATAAGCACTTTGACGCCAACGGTAATGTGATAAACCCAAATGTGGGGCGTGATGCTGCAAACGCGGCGTTTAGCCCAATGTTTTCTGAAACGCTTACAGCAGCCCAGAGACAACAACTTCTTGCTGAGGGCTGGGAAACAATGATCGACCCCGTAACGGGTAAAGAAATAATCTTCTCTGATTACGATACCAAAAAAACATCTTTCCGACCTTTTTCTCTAACACAAGATTATTCGTTATCAATGTCGGGAGGTAACGAAAAAGGAAAATATTATGCAGGTTTAGGATATTATTTTCAAGAAGGATTTCCCATTGGGAATGAGTATAAACGTTTAAATTTTGTTTTTAATGGCGAATATAGGTTAAAGCCTTGGTTGCTCTCATCAAGTAACTTTTCAATTGCCCGTGCTACTTGGCAAGATAACATAAATCAAACAAGTGATTTGCATTATTACGGACGAGCTTTAACAACACCTCCTACACAAAAACAATATGTGAATGGAGAGGTGGTACTTGGTAGAGGAGGAGGTGATGGAAACCCTCTGGTAAATGCAGGGAAATTTTTTCGTGATAATGTAACCAACAAATTTAATTTTGGACAAACATTCAAAGTTGATTTGTATAAGGGTTTGTCTTTGACATTAAACGGACACATAATGTTTGATGAAGGAATTTATGAATCTTTCAATAAAGATTATTTAGCTGCACCTAATGTTGTAAACCAAGACCGATCAACTTCAGCAAGTTTTAGCAGGACTTTGCGTCAGACATATAATAGTATTTTGAATTACAAAACTACTTTGGGCAAACACACTCTTGACGCAATGGCATTGTATGAATTTTACGACAACTACAATAGAGGATTTAGTGCATCAGGACGCGAGGCACCTACCGATGATTTTAGAGATTTGGGATTAACCTCAACGGCCGAAGGCAAACGGGGAATTGATTCTCACCATTCACGCATTCGTATCAAGTCTTATGCAGGTCGTTTAAATTATGACTACGATGCTAAATATTTAGCCTCATTTACAATACGTAAAGATGGATATTCAAGTTTACTGGGAGATAATCGTTGGGGGGTATTTCCTGGTGTCTCAGCAGGATGGGTCTTTACCAAGGAAAATTTTCTACAAAATATAACGGACATTCTCTCATTCGGTAAGATAAGAGGAAGTTTCGGTCTTAACGGAAATGCTTCGGGAATAGGGGCTTACACTTTACAAGGGAGTTATTCAACCACCAAATATAAAACGGAAGTCGGCTACCTTATAGGAAATCTTCCAAATCCAGGGTTACAGTGGGAAAAATCACGTACCTTTGAAGGTGGTTTAGATCTCGGTTTTCTAAATAACCGATACACTTTGAACACTACTTACTATAACCGCTTGACTTTGGATAAGTACGCAACGCTTCCACTTCCAATCTCATCAGGAATTTCGGGGATTAATTCCAACACCGGAAAATTCCGAAATACTGGAGTGGAAATTGAAGGAACGTTTAATTTTATCAAAAATGATAATTGGGATTGGACAGTTACAGCTAATGCCACTTACAACGTTAATACCGTTGTGAAATTGATGGATAACGGGTTAGACCGTAACCGTCAAAATGCCTTTGAAGTATATGACGGTACCACAGGTAAAAAAATGTGGGTAGGTGGTTATCAAGAAGGGCAAACACCAGGTGATATTTACGTTTTCATAGCCGAAGGCATTTTCAGAGATGAGGCTCACGTACGTGAAATAGCCAACAACCGAATAGATGAAACGACCAATAGAAAACTTTACGGACCTGAAGAGTGGGCAAAACTCACAGATGCCGAAAAAGCCAAAGGTCTGCCTATCCAGCCTGGTGATGTTATTTGGAAAGACATTAACGGTGATGGAAAAATAGATCAGTTTGATAAGGAGAAAGTAGGAAATTCAACTCCGAAATGGACAGGGGGATTAACTTCTACTCTTAAATACAAGGGGGTTTCATTATATGTTCGTATGGACTATGCTCTGGGACATAAGCAGTATTTAGCCGCAGGGAACGGTTCTCTTCCTTGGCTTTTGGGAAATATGCAAGGAACATTCAACACAACAACTGACGTTAGAGATACGTGGACACCCGAAAATCCTAATGCCAGATATCCGCGTTATCTGTGGGCAGACCAAAACGGAAAATCAAACTATAACAGAGTTTCTTCAATGTTTACCTATAATGCAAGTTATTTGGCTTTCCGTGAGGTATCATTATCTTACAGATTTGACAAAGAAATGGCTCAGAAATTGTATTTAAGTGATTTAGATATTTCCCTTACAGGTCAAAATTTAGGCTATTGGACAAATGCAAAAACATATACCCCCGAAACAGGTGGTTTCACCTATGGATTAGGATATTCCTTGCCTAAAACAATTATTCTGGGAATTAATTTAACTTTTTAA
- a CDS encoding transglycosylase SLT domain-containing protein, whose protein sequence is MRKIVQSIFYVVGIAFIAGFLINAVAVTNEENNIFESDTLEEVKSDKYNVYAIDLPSEMDFAGERVPLEISDVYERLDREFLVNTYWQSNGLLLIKRSNKYFPVIEPILKRNGIPDDFKYLALIESGLLDVVSPSGASGFWQFMKPAAIEYGLEVSSTVDERYHLEKATQAACDYLKKAKESTGSWTMAAAAYNAGMAGMTRQIAAQQTSDYYDLWLNSETSRYVFRILAVKEIMKNPKRYGFNFEKRHLYNEVPTYNVKVDTSITNLVDFAKKHNITYKELKIHNSWLRDRKLENKNRKTYYIKIPKK, encoded by the coding sequence ATGAGAAAAATAGTACAAAGCATATTTTATGTTGTAGGAATTGCTTTCATAGCAGGATTCCTTATCAATGCTGTTGCGGTAACAAATGAGGAAAATAATATTTTTGAGTCAGATACTCTTGAAGAAGTAAAATCTGATAAGTATAACGTTTATGCTATTGATTTACCTTCGGAGATGGATTTTGCGGGAGAGAGGGTCCCACTAGAAATCTCTGATGTTTATGAGCGTTTGGACAGGGAGTTTTTAGTCAACACCTATTGGCAATCCAACGGTTTGCTGTTAATTAAGCGTTCCAATAAATATTTTCCTGTTATTGAGCCTATTTTGAAACGTAATGGCATTCCTGATGACTTCAAGTATTTGGCATTGATTGAAAGCGGATTGCTTGATGTGGTTTCTCCTTCGGGGGCAAGTGGTTTTTGGCAATTTATGAAGCCTGCAGCCATAGAATACGGTTTGGAGGTAAGTAGCACTGTTGATGAGCGTTATCATTTGGAAAAAGCCACGCAAGCTGCTTGTGATTATCTGAAAAAAGCCAAGGAAAGTACAGGTAGTTGGACAATGGCAGCCGCAGCCTATAATGCAGGAATGGCAGGAATGACTCGCCAAATTGCGGCACAGCAAACTTCTGACTACTATGACTTGTGGCTAAATTCAGAAACTTCGCGTTACGTCTTCCGAATTTTGGCGGTGAAAGAAATTATGAAAAATCCGAAACGTTACGGATTCAATTTTGAGAAGCGTCATCTTTACAATGAAGTACCAACTTACAACGTAAAAGTGGATACGAGCATAACTAATTTGGTAGATTTTGCCAAGAAGCATAACATTACTTACAAAGAATTGAAAATTCATAACTCGTGGCTTCGTGACCGAAAATTGGAAAATAAAAACAGAAAAACATATTATATTAAAATCCCTAAAAAATAA
- a CDS encoding family 20 glycosylhydrolase, with translation MKHVLFYFLLIFTSLSYAGIDHLLPKPQHIQPNGETFCFKKVRLETSVLQEQWRQFISEMGGEISSSAKQSVEIKLVSSIPQAELNKEEAYRLIVSKRKIQIEAITEKGVYWAMQTLRQLKSPKGKTYFEGCSIVDYPAFRIRGFMQDVGRTFISLEELKQEIKILSQYKINVFHWHLTENQGWRLESKRYPILNDSSSYERMHAKFYTLEQAKELVDFCKQHNVLLIPEIDMPGHSLAFQKAFKCDMQAEKGMLILKELLDEMMPYFDVPYFHIGTDEVEFTNPDFVPEMVRFIRKKGKKVISWNPGWDYKEGEIDMTQLWSYRGKVQKGIPAIDCRLHYINHFDAFADLIALYNSRILNVKKGDDNHAGAIVAVWHDRFIPDEKEIIIQNNFYPSMLALAERTWLGGGTEYFDVKGTNLFSEKDENFIAFHDFERRMLWHKKLYFSNLPFAYVKQTHMKWQITDAFPNEGNLTKTFPPEQENFAESYFYNGKKYGTKTAIGAGVYLRHVWGKIVKSFYENPQPNHTAYAYTYVYSPKKQSVGLWATTQNYSRSEKDLPPPQGKWDYKESKIWINGTEILPPVWASSHKEKSNEIPLTNENFEVRNPISVTLNKGWNKLLLKLPVGNFSTHEVRLVKWHFNFAFVTLDGKKEIENLTFSPTREK, from the coding sequence ATGAAACACGTGTTATTCTACTTTTTACTGATTTTCACATCGTTATCTTATGCTGGGATTGACCATTTATTGCCCAAGCCACAGCACATTCAGCCTAATGGAGAGACTTTTTGCTTCAAAAAAGTGCGTTTGGAAACTTCGGTTTTGCAAGAACAGTGGCGACAATTTATTTCGGAAATGGGCGGAGAAATTTCATCTTCGGCTAAGCAATCTGTTGAAATAAAGTTAGTTAGTAGTATTCCGCAAGCCGAACTAAACAAAGAAGAGGCATACCGATTAATCGTTTCCAAACGAAAAATACAAATCGAAGCCATAACCGAGAAAGGCGTTTACTGGGCAATGCAAACGCTTCGGCAACTAAAATCACCCAAAGGGAAAACCTATTTTGAAGGCTGTTCCATAGTGGATTATCCTGCGTTTCGCATTCGCGGATTTATGCAAGATGTGGGGCGTACGTTTATTTCATTGGAAGAATTAAAGCAAGAAATCAAAATTCTTTCGCAATATAAAATCAATGTTTTTCATTGGCATCTAACTGAAAATCAAGGTTGGAGATTGGAAAGTAAGCGATATCCGATTTTGAATGATAGTTCGAGTTACGAGCGAATGCACGCCAAATTCTACACTTTGGAGCAAGCTAAGGAACTTGTCGATTTCTGCAAGCAACACAATGTGCTTTTAATTCCTGAAATTGATATGCCAGGACATAGTTTGGCGTTCCAAAAAGCGTTTAAATGTGATATGCAAGCCGAAAAAGGAATGCTGATTCTCAAAGAATTACTTGATGAAATGATGCCTTATTTCGATGTGCCGTACTTCCATATTGGGACAGATGAAGTAGAGTTTACCAACCCTGATTTTGTCCCCGAAATGGTTCGTTTCATTCGGAAAAAGGGTAAAAAAGTGATTTCTTGGAACCCTGGTTGGGACTATAAAGAAGGGGAAATTGATATGACGCAACTGTGGAGCTATCGAGGGAAGGTACAAAAAGGCATTCCTGCCATTGATTGTCGTTTGCATTATATCAATCATTTTGATGCATTTGCCGATTTAATTGCTTTGTACAATAGTCGTATTCTGAATGTAAAAAAAGGAGATGACAACCACGCAGGAGCCATTGTTGCGGTTTGGCACGACCGATTCATTCCTGATGAAAAAGAAATCATCATTCAGAATAATTTTTATCCGTCGATGTTGGCTTTGGCAGAGCGTACTTGGCTTGGTGGAGGGACAGAATATTTTGACGTAAAAGGAACAAATTTATTTTCGGAAAAAGATGAAAACTTCATTGCTTTTCACGATTTTGAACGCCGAATGTTATGGCATAAAAAACTATATTTCAGTAATTTACCTTTTGCTTATGTAAAACAAACACATATGAAATGGCAAATTACCGATGCTTTTCCTAATGAAGGAAATCTAACAAAAACTTTCCCTCCCGAGCAAGAAAATTTTGCAGAAAGTTATTTTTACAATGGGAAAAAATATGGTACGAAAACAGCCATCGGGGCGGGCGTTTATTTGCGACACGTTTGGGGAAAAATTGTGAAAAGTTTTTACGAAAATCCACAGCCCAACCACACGGCGTATGCTTATACGTATGTCTATTCGCCTAAAAAACAATCTGTTGGGTTGTGGGCTACCACACAGAATTACAGCCGTTCTGAAAAAGATTTACCGCCTCCACAAGGAAAATGGGATTACAAAGAAAGTAAAATTTGGATTAACGGAACGGAAATTTTACCGCCTGTGTGGGCTTCTTCTCATAAAGAAAAATCGAATGAAATTCCGCTAACGAACGAAAATTTTGAAGTACGAAATCCTATCTCGGTAACTTTAAATAAAGGTTGGAATAAGCTTTTGCTAAAACTTCCTGTCGGGAATTTTTCAACACACGAAGTTCGGCTTGTGAAATGGCATTTTAATTTTGCTTTTGTTACGTTAGATGGCAAAAAAGAAATTGAAAATCTGACTTTTAGTCCTACCCGAGAAAAATAA